From the genome of Calliopsis andreniformis isolate RMS-2024a unplaced genomic scaffold, iyCalAndr_principal scaffold0022, whole genome shotgun sequence, one region includes:
- the Glurs-m gene encoding putative glutamate--tRNA ligase, mitochondrial isoform X2, translating to MHRNILRTLYVQVIQKRFYKKDQVRVRFAPSPTGLLHLGGLRTALYNYLFARANNGTFILRIEDTDQTRCVPGAIEKIHNDLLWSGIISDEDPIRGGPTGPYIQSKRLEIYKEQVLKLLSNESAYYCFCTESRLDLLRKEALKCRQVPKYDNRCRHLTKDEVKEKLNKGQPYCIRFKLSSIVEEFDDLIHGKIVHDVAQLEGDPVIIKSDGYPTYHFANVVDDHLMEISHVLRGIEWQVSTPKHIMMYKAFGWTPPLYGHLPLILNSNGTKLSKRQNDIQIEVFRKEGIFPLAVLNYVIHAGGGFDNRGFHYIDSYEELIKQFDISKIKPNSNRLLPQRLLDFNQLEISKLLANEKNVKFLVERVRKLVTEAFPDRQVDGSLQLDKHHIIAVLKWGQSRIHKLSDLVSPDLSFLWIIPASPLDVTKSGYALKILSTKLIEVDIQNFNKTWLNSYLHELAKEHEIPFPTLMKVLRGILSGLKEGPPVGEMMEILGKDTTLLRINRSIA from the exons ATGCATCGCAATATACTTCGCACATTGTATGTTCAAGTTATACAAAAGCGTTTCTACAAGAAAGACCAAGTAAGAGTTAGATTCGCGCCCAGTCCAACTG GTTTATTGCATTTAGGAGGACTAAGAACTGcattatataattatttatttgcacGTGCTAATAATGGCACGTttatattgcgaattgaagacacAGATCAGACTAGATGTGTACCTGGAGCAATAGAAAAAATTCATAATGATCTGTTGTGGTCTGGAATTATATCGGATGAGGATCCAATAAGAGGTGGGCCTACTGGGCCATACATACAATCAAAACGTCTTGAAATATATAA AGAACAAGTACTTAAACTTTTGAGTAATGAATCTGCATATTACTGTTTCTGCACAGAAAGCAGACTGGACTTATTAAGAAAAGAAGCTTTGAAGTGCAGGCAAGTGCCTAAATATGATAATAGATGTCGACATTTAACTAAAGATGAAGTTAAAGAGAAGCTCAATAAAGGACAACCCTATTGTATCAGATTTAAG tTATCTTCCATAGTAGAAGAATTTGATGATTTGATACATGGTAAAATAGTTCACGATGTTGCACAACTTGAAGGAGATCCTGTTATTATTAAATCGGATGGTTATCCAACTTACCACTTTGCAAATGTAGTTGATGATCATTTAATGGAAATATCCCATGTTTTGCGAGGAATTGAATGGCAAGTATCTACACCCAAGCACATCATGATGTATAA AGCATTTGGTTGGACACCACCATTATATGGACATTTACCtcttattctcaattctaatgGGACAAAATTATCAAAAAGGCAAAATGATATACAAATTGAAGTGTTTAGGAAAGAAGGGATTTTTCCATTAGCTGTTTTAAATTATGTTATACATGCTGGTGGTGGTTTTGATAACAGAGGTTTTCACTATATTGATAGTTATGAAGAATTAATTAAACAA TTTGATATTTCGAAAATAAAACCGAATTCTAATAGACTCTTACCTCAAAGATTATTAGACTTCAATCAATTAGAAATTTCAAAGTTACTAGCAAATGAAAAAAATGTCAAATTTTTAGTTGAACGAGTTAGAAAATTAGTTACTGAAGCATTTCCAGATAG ACAAGTTGATGGGAGTTTACAACTAGATAAGCATCATATAATTGCAGTGTTGAAGTGGGGACAAAGTAGAATTCATAAATTAAGTGATTTGGTGTCTCCAGATTTGTCCTTTTTGTGGATTATACCAGCTTCACCTTTAGACGTTACGAAATCAGGAT ATGCCCTCAAGATATTAAGTACGAAGTTAATTGAAGttgatattcaaaatttcaacaaGACATGGCTTAATAGTTATCTTCATGAATTGGCAAAAGAGCACGAGATTCCGTTTCCAACATTAATGAAAGTTTTACGTGGTATACTTAGCGGATTAAAG GAAGGTCCACCTGTAGGTGAGATGATGGAAATTTTAGGAAAAGACACTACATTATTAAGGATAAACCGCTCCATTGCTTAG
- the Glurs-m gene encoding putative glutamate--tRNA ligase, mitochondrial isoform X1 translates to MHRNILRTLYVQVIQKRFYKKDQVRVRFAPSPTGLLHLGGLRTALYNYLFARANNGTFILRIEDTDQTRCVPGAIEKIHNDLLWSGIISDEDPIRGGPTGPYIQSKRLEIYKEQVLKLLSNESAYYCFCTESRLDLLRKEALKCRQVPKYDNRCRHLTKDEVKEKLNKGQPYCIRFKLSSIVEEFDDLIHGKIVHDVAQLEGDPVIIKSDGYPTYHFANVVDDHLMEISHVLRGIEWQVSTPKHIMMYKAFGWTPPLYGHLPLILNSNGTKLSKRQNDIQIEVFRKEGIFPLAVLNYVIHAGGGFDNRGFHYIDSYEELIKQFDISKIKPNSNRLLPQRLLDFNQLEISKLLANEKNVKFLVERVRKLVTEAFPDRQVDGSLQLDKHHIIAVLKWGQSRIHKLSDLVSPDLSFLWIIPASPLDVTKSGCSDALKILSTKLIEVDIQNFNKTWLNSYLHELAKEHEIPFPTLMKVLRGILSGLKEGPPVGEMMEILGKDTTLLRINRSIA, encoded by the exons ATGCATCGCAATATACTTCGCACATTGTATGTTCAAGTTATACAAAAGCGTTTCTACAAGAAAGACCAAGTAAGAGTTAGATTCGCGCCCAGTCCAACTG GTTTATTGCATTTAGGAGGACTAAGAACTGcattatataattatttatttgcacGTGCTAATAATGGCACGTttatattgcgaattgaagacacAGATCAGACTAGATGTGTACCTGGAGCAATAGAAAAAATTCATAATGATCTGTTGTGGTCTGGAATTATATCGGATGAGGATCCAATAAGAGGTGGGCCTACTGGGCCATACATACAATCAAAACGTCTTGAAATATATAA AGAACAAGTACTTAAACTTTTGAGTAATGAATCTGCATATTACTGTTTCTGCACAGAAAGCAGACTGGACTTATTAAGAAAAGAAGCTTTGAAGTGCAGGCAAGTGCCTAAATATGATAATAGATGTCGACATTTAACTAAAGATGAAGTTAAAGAGAAGCTCAATAAAGGACAACCCTATTGTATCAGATTTAAG tTATCTTCCATAGTAGAAGAATTTGATGATTTGATACATGGTAAAATAGTTCACGATGTTGCACAACTTGAAGGAGATCCTGTTATTATTAAATCGGATGGTTATCCAACTTACCACTTTGCAAATGTAGTTGATGATCATTTAATGGAAATATCCCATGTTTTGCGAGGAATTGAATGGCAAGTATCTACACCCAAGCACATCATGATGTATAA AGCATTTGGTTGGACACCACCATTATATGGACATTTACCtcttattctcaattctaatgGGACAAAATTATCAAAAAGGCAAAATGATATACAAATTGAAGTGTTTAGGAAAGAAGGGATTTTTCCATTAGCTGTTTTAAATTATGTTATACATGCTGGTGGTGGTTTTGATAACAGAGGTTTTCACTATATTGATAGTTATGAAGAATTAATTAAACAA TTTGATATTTCGAAAATAAAACCGAATTCTAATAGACTCTTACCTCAAAGATTATTAGACTTCAATCAATTAGAAATTTCAAAGTTACTAGCAAATGAAAAAAATGTCAAATTTTTAGTTGAACGAGTTAGAAAATTAGTTACTGAAGCATTTCCAGATAG ACAAGTTGATGGGAGTTTACAACTAGATAAGCATCATATAATTGCAGTGTTGAAGTGGGGACAAAGTAGAATTCATAAATTAAGTGATTTGGTGTCTCCAGATTTGTCCTTTTTGTGGATTATACCAGCTTCACCTTTAGACGTTACGAAATCAGGATGTTCAG ATGCCCTCAAGATATTAAGTACGAAGTTAATTGAAGttgatattcaaaatttcaacaaGACATGGCTTAATAGTTATCTTCATGAATTGGCAAAAGAGCACGAGATTCCGTTTCCAACATTAATGAAAGTTTTACGTGGTATACTTAGCGGATTAAAG GAAGGTCCACCTGTAGGTGAGATGATGGAAATTTTAGGAAAAGACACTACATTATTAAGGATAAACCGCTCCATTGCTTAG